From Rutidosis leptorrhynchoides isolate AG116_Rl617_1_P2 chromosome 3, CSIRO_AGI_Rlap_v1, whole genome shotgun sequence, a single genomic window includes:
- the LOC139897944 gene encoding glucose-1-phosphate adenylyltransferase large subunit 1-like codes for MDYSCSTLKNRTHMVKFSVNGDEGFMRGEKIRGSLNDTVWVNDVQKILNFQKQAMKISKPGVAFNVVTTSDNGKETLIETLTAPRIERRRANTKNVAAIILGGGAGTQLFPLTSKTATPAVPVGGCYRLIDIPMSNCLNSTINKIFVLTQFNSASLNRHIARTYFGNGVNFGDGFVEVLAATQTPGETGMNWFQGTADAVRQFTWVFEDAKNKDIEDILILSGDHLYRMDYLNLLQNHIDRDADITVSCVPVGESRAPDFGLLKFDINGKVIQFAEKPKGKDLQAMLVDTSLLGLSQKDAEESPYIASMGVYVFKRDILLKLLRWRYPTSNDFGSEIIPAAVMEHNVQAYLFRDYWEDIGTIKSFYDANLALTDEVPKFQFYDPKTPFFTSPRFLPPSKIEKSKVKNAIISHGCFLRECSIEHSIVGERSRLDSGVELKDTLMLGADYYQTESEIAYLLAEGKVPIGVGSNTKISNCIIDKNAKIGCDVMIMNKDGVEEGDRAEEGFYIRSGITVILEKATIKDGGVI; via the exons ATGGATTACAGTTGTTCAACACTTAAAAACAGGACCCATATGGTTAAATTTAGTGTGAATGGGGATGAAGGGTTTATGAGAGGTGAAAAGATTAGAGGGAGCTTAAACGACACCGTTTGGGTAAATGATGTGCAAAAAATATTGAATTTTCAAAAGCAAGCTATGAAGATTTCAAAACCTGGGGTTGCTTTCAATGTTGTTACTACATCAGATAATGGCAAAGAAACCTTGATTGAG ACACTAACAGCACCAAGAATTGAGAGAAGAAGAGCAAACACTAAAAATGTGGCTGCAATTATACTTGGTGGTGGTGCAGGAACTCAACTCTTTCCTCTTACAAGCAAAACCGCCACACCCGCT GTACCTGTAGGAGGATGTTATAGGCTTATAGACATCCCAATGAGCAATTGTTTAAACAGTACTATAAACAAAATATTTGTTCTAACTCAGTTCAACTCTGCTTCACTTAATCGTCACATAGCTCGTACATATTTTGGAAACGGTGTGAATTTCGGGGACGGGTTTGTGGAG GTTTTGGCTGCCACTCAAACGCCTGGTGAAACTGGAATGAATTGGTTCCAAGGAACTGCAGATGCCGTGAGACAGTTTACATGGGTATTTGAG GATGCCAAAAACAAGGATATTGAGGATATACTAATCTTGTCGGGTGATCATCTTTATCGTATGGACTACCTTAACCTGTTGCAG AATCATATTGACAGAGATGCTGATATTACCGTTTCTTGCGTGCCAGTTGGCGAAAG CCGGGCACCTGATTTTGGACTATTGAAGTTTGATATCAACGGTAAAGTGATTCAGTTTGCTGAAAAACCGAAAGGCAAAGATTTGCAAGCAATG CTAGTTGATACAAGTCTACTTGGATTATCACAAAAAGATGCTGAAGAATCACCGTACATTGCATCAATGGGCGTTTACGTGTTCAAAAGAGATATTTTGTTAAAGCTGTTAAGATGGAGATACCCTACATCTAATGATTTTGGATCCGAGATCATTCCTGCTGCTGTAATGGAGCATAATGTGCAA GCGTACTTATTCAGGGATTATTGGGAAGATATTGGGACAATTAAATCTTTTTATGATGCGAATTTGGCGCTTACAGATGAG GTACCCAAGTTTCAGTTTTATGATCCTAAGACTCCATTTTTCACTTCTCCAAGGTTCTTGCCACCATCAAAGATCGAAAAAAGCAAG GTCAAGAATGCTATTATTTCACATGGCTGTTTCTTGAGAGAATGCAGCATCGAACACTCAATAGTGGGTGAACGATCACGTTTAGACTCTGGTGTCGAGCTTAAG GATACACTAATGTTGGGGGCAGATTACTATCAAACAGAATCTGAGATCGCTTATTTGCTTGCTGAAGGAAAAGTCCCAATCGGTGTAGGAAGTAACACAAAAATCAG CAATTGCATTATAGACAAGAATGCAAAGATCGGATGTGATGTGATGATCATGAACAAAGAT GGAGTTGAAGAAGGTGATAGAGCAGAGGAAGGATTTTATATAAGATCTGGGATTACAGTCATATTGGAAAAGGCTACAATAAAAGATGGTGGTGTTATATAA